CATCCTCTGATGGCCGCGGTCAAGTTGACCGGGAACGGTATCGGCCAGTTACGCGCGATCGAAACGCTCGATGGCAAGCAGATCGTCGAGCGTCTCCAGTCGATCGACGAGTCACGTAGGTCTTACAGCTACACGATGGTCAGCGGCATTCCCGCCGTGGACTACACAGGCGTGCTCGACGTCAAGCCCAAAGGTTCTGGGAGCTCCGTCGAGTGGCGTGTCCAATATCTTGCAGACGGCCAACCCACCATCGTCGTGCACAGCATCGTCTCCAATCTGCTAGACACGGGCCTCGCCAGCCTGAAGAAGCGCTTTGGCGCTGCGCCGTGATCGAAGCGGCGGGTCTCCAAAGAGGCTTTCCACCGGCCACGGATGGGCATATCGCCGTCAATAATCTGGAGAGCGCGTGCCAGCAATCATGGAGCAGATTCTGGCGAGCGCCTGAACAACCCGGGGTCGCGGAACTGATCGTCGAGCAAGAACAGCTCGTGGCGCAATTTCTCGGCGATGTGAATGCGCTCGAACGCCTGGAAGCTCTCGTGAATCAACTCGACCGTGTGGGAGATGAGCCCATGCGGACGGCGCTCATCCATGCACAGGTCGCGTCGATGGAGCATCGTTTCGCCGAGGCCCGCGATCTTCTCGCGCACGCCAAATCGCTTGGCGCTCCACGGACCGCTGCTGAACGCCTGTCGTTTTCCATCAATCAAGCCTGCGGTACTCGACTCGAAGATGTGCTCGCGGCGCGACGGCGGATGGCCGAATCCCGGCGCTTGGAGGATTTGGTGCCGCTTGGCGCTTTGCTCGCCGACCTGCGTGAATTCGACGAAGCCGATTGGATCTATCAACGCGCGCTGCTGGAGTATCGGGATGTCTGGCCGTTCGCTCCTGCATGGGTTTGCTTCCAACTCGGCGTTCTGTGGGGCGAGCTGATAGCCGAACCACAGCTGAGCCGTGCTGCGCAATGGTACCGCAAGGCCATTGAGTATCTGCCGAACTACGTGAAAGCGCGCGTACATCTTGCGGAGACCTATCTGGATTGGGGCCGTCCTGGCGACGCGGAAGCCCTGCTGATCCCGGCGCTCTCAAGCGGCGACCCTGAAGTGCATTGGCGTCTCGCCGATGTGCTGACTGCGATGGGGAAGGACGCGGAGGCCGAAGCGCAGATTCAGACTGCGCGATCGCGCTTTGAAGATCTGTTGCGCAAGCACTTGCTCGCGTTTGCGGACCATGGGGCGGAGTTCTATGCCGGCAGCGGTAACGACGCCGCGCGGGCCCTTGACCTGGCAAGGGTCAACGTCGAGAATCGCCCGACGCTTCGGGCCTACGAGCAGGCCTATTCAATCGCGGCAGGCGCCGGCGACGAGCGGGTCGCTTGCGAGATCCTCGGTGCTGCGACAGAGCGCTGGGCTAAGACGGCCGGGTTTCGGCGGTCGCCCCTGGCGTCGGCGTAAGCACGGATCCGGACAAGAAGGAGGAGATGCGTATGACGATGAGCCGTATGACCTTCATCCTAGGGTCGGCGCTTATCGGCGCCGCATCGCTCCAGCTGCTCGCTCCGACCGTGAACGTTTCGCCGTCGCAGCCTGCTGGCGACCGAACGACTAAGGATCGCGCCGGATTCAAGATCGCGGGATGGGGTCGCTCGGACGGCACTGTGATCCCTGACGAGAGGGCGACGATCCGAATCAACCAGTCGTGGCGAACCTCCTGGCGGTGATGGAGCGCCCGTGTCGGTAGTCTCCGGGGATGCAATTCACGCTCGGGCTTGGTGTCATATCGTCTTTCGCCTCTTGTGCGCGGCGCGTCGACGACATTCGCAGCGCTCGCGTGGATGCCACTCGAGACGCAGCTAGTGGATGGCTCAACGGCGCCGGGGCGGGAGCAAATGAGGGGCGGTAGAGCACGCCGGTGAGTCGCAGCCCCGGGACCGTCGACGCGAAAACGACGGAACTAGGGTGCTGTGGGGCTGGCGCCGCATGAGTCACTGACAGCGCGATCAGCGCGGCGAGGGCTAGTGCCTGCATAGACTAGTTCCAGCCATCGACGACGTGGACCCAGCCTGCTTCGATCTTCGTCTCATTGGCGGCGCAATTATTCAGGCGTTACGCTAGCGAATCGCTGAACGGCAGGCGGCGGATACGCTTTCCCGTTGCGGCGAAGATCGCGTTACCCATTGCTGGCGCGATGCCTGGTAAGCCGAGCTCCCCGA
The DNA window shown above is from Candidatus Eremiobacteraceae bacterium and carries:
- a CDS encoding tetratricopeptide repeat protein; this encodes MIEAAGLQRGFPPATDGHIAVNNLESACQQSWSRFWRAPEQPGVAELIVEQEQLVAQFLGDVNALERLEALVNQLDRVGDEPMRTALIHAQVASMEHRFAEARDLLAHAKSLGAPRTAAERLSFSINQACGTRLEDVLAARRRMAESRRLEDLVPLGALLADLREFDEADWIYQRALLEYRDVWPFAPAWVCFQLGVLWGELIAEPQLSRAAQWYRKAIEYLPNYVKARVHLAETYLDWGRPGDAEALLIPALSSGDPEVHWRLADVLTAMGKDAEAEAQIQTARSRFEDLLRKHLLAFADHGAEFYAGSGNDAARALDLARVNVENRPTLRAYEQAYSIAAGAGDERVACEILGAATERWAKTAGFRRSPLASA